The genomic segment TGCTCTTCTGAAGTTGGGAATATAAATCTCTGTTGTTGAACGTATAGTGGTTTTGTACATGATCATCAATATAGATGATGCAACAAACCTTAGTTTCTCTGTTATGGGGAGGAATCTCGCCCCGACAAAGGGGATGTGGGACCGGAGAGTATCTCCGGCCACCTGCAAGACGTCCCCGTTCAGCCTCACTCCAGTGATTCCACTAGAGTCCTCGTCACGATAAGCAGAGTAATATCGCTTGTCATCAAAGGCTCCTTGCGTCCTAAGTGTCCAAAGCAACTTATACTTAGCAACATTTTTAGCATCTTTCTTGTTACTCAGAAAGATGGCGGCGCCCCCCAAGCGGAAAATGCAGTTCAACATCATGAAAGGGCGTTCTTTACCGGGATACCAACCCGTGGATAAGATCTCAGTGCTAAGGATGACCGCGTTGGAGTTCTTATGAGTCTTCATTATGTTTCTAGCCATGTCCATTGCTAGTGAGTTCGCGCTACAACCCATTCCACTTATGGTGTAGCTTTTCACCTCTTTTTTCAATGCATACTTGTTAACAATAATGGAAGAAAGACAAGGATTGGGACAAAAGCCACTGCAGTTAACAATAAGTATGTCAATATCGTCAGGAGAAATCTGTGTTTTGGACAAGAGGTCTTCAAAGACAGAGAAAAGGACCATGTGTACTTCAATGATAGCTTCTTTTTGACCAGATCTTGGAGGAATATAAAAAAGACCCGGAGGAAAATAAGTTTGGTCCCCCATACCTGAAAGTTGAAGAATCTTGGATATGAAAGAGACACTCTTATCATCAAAGAAATCAAGCATTCTTGCATGCTCTATGTAGGATGAGAAAGGAACTCTCAAGTAGTTTGGTGGTTTGAAACATGTAAAATCCACAACATAGACAGGAGATGTTTTAGAGATATAAGACAAGGAAATGAAGTATATAAGTAGAACAGAAAAGGGTATAATGTGAAACATAGGCTCAAGATTTTGCAAGATAATGACCGTTTCCAtggaaaagaaaagcaaaagaacCAAGACTTTGAGAATCTCCATGAAAGTTGAACAAACTTGCTTCCATAAAAGcttgttgaaataaaaaattgcagGCTTTTCCTCCATGATAATGATATTAAAATGCTACTTTTCGCAAAACACACTTCTTGATGTTATGGCTTTCCTGAGTGAAGTTATAAATACTCATCTTCtcacattattttattatttttggacaTAAATTAATACAGCATATAGTTGCTCATTTATACGGTTGGTAGTTGTAAAACTTAAAAGACTTGAACAGTTGATTGCTTTACCATACATACACAACATCAACTTGAAATTTTATACCACAAAAACCTCTTGCCAATCGTTAGTTTGACATGTCATGTActagaaatcaaaataatacataCATGTATCTGGTCAAAGATTTCCTATGGCATGACGGTCTTGActtttcaaaaaagaattttgATGAATAAATTGCCACGATCGAATTAATTCCTTGATGATGAAtggtcatctatttttttttttttaacagatGATCATCTATTATTACTCTGTAAAACTTCAATATTTTTTGTGACAGTAAAATAATCcaaatatgtatgtgtatattacAATTATATATGAGAGATAATATGAGATTTTGGTAGTTTTCACGTGAAGTCTTTCTGTCAATTTTATCCCTATGTGcaactaaatttaattaaaaatgaaaagtcaTATTAAAATTCGAATTCTATtagattcaaaatatattagtcctaaataaatattgtggatgaatataattgaattaattatttaagtccaaagaTATGtagatttaattaaagtccaaatTTTATTGGGCTAGTTCATTGATTTGGGCCACAAATGACGAGTCCAATTTGCTAAGCCCAATATGtcatcatattctagaggcccaaatgagtgtcacgtgtcaaatgacgtggcacgCCAAGttaagtgaaggagccaataagATCAGACCACatatcaaaatgatgcagcaagcctagtgaaataaaaaattcataaagaTGTGTCATGTCACTCAAATATGATTGGTCAAAAGGAGTCCACATTCACCATGCCTCTTTTCTcaccacaactataaataggattctcataattcagaaagagGAACAACTCTAACAAGAATTAAGAGaaagctcatggatcaaacaCCGGAATTTCTCTTTAAAGTTCAAGCATTCAAATCCAGTTTATCAAGAGTCAAAATTGAGACCataagattcaagaacaagcccaaagcccttgaattcaagtacaagtcaagatcaaatccataaatcaagttcaaattcaagatcaagctagcccttgaatttatatttgaaaagacgaatcaaaggattcatagagattgtaacacttatatattgaaatcaataaaacgactgttgcaatatttttcttgtcccGATTATTTATTTGCTTGGTctgaaaattttattgtccaacaaattctgtcACGCCCAATGGGACAATATTTACCTCTaatctcaacttttccaacttcaaagtttaagaacacTAAAATGACTTTCAAGAAGGTCAATTCTTAATCAACAGCTCCAAGGCGGCTGATTTCAaattctctgctgaagtagagaGCATCTTTGATGTTACTTTTGGAAGCTTTGGAGTTATCACAAGGAGTAAGCCAGcatgctaggacaacaaacacattaaGTATCATTCGCGCCAACTCTAATTTCTGAATCTTTAATCCCAAAAGGAGCGAGGTCTCATGCAAATGCTTTAAAAAAAAGAGCAATGTAGCAGAGacacttaagaagactctagctctacttgagcactcTAGTTCAAAATACTCTGCCACAGAGAACGATGGTCGTTTAACTAACGCATCATCTCCACTTCATTGTATAAGCTGAGCACTTTGTAGATCAACTTATGCGACAATCTGTGTTACTCTCCAATGTCTCCAGTGATCATGTAAGCAATGGTAACTGACGCCTCATCTATGGAGGACCAGTTTGCAAACCTAACAAAGGCAATTGAGGGTCTAACcaaatatattcaaaattaagACGCTCGAATTGAAAAGTTGGCAGATAGGATGGATGACTTAATAGACGAagagtctagccatgcacctGGAAAGACTCCAAAAGTTTACGAGACAAAACATCCTGTAAAATAAACACCGGCTAAAGAGGTACATGTTTTTTCTGGGGGAATGATTTTGATTGATCAACTGAAAGAGTTTATTGAAGGAACCcttaaagacaagtatgatgttgtcaccaaatcTTCCCTGACATACAACAAGCCCTACACTGCAAGgattgatagcctcaaaatgtCTGCTGGCTATGAGCCCCCGAAATTTTAACAAATTGAGGGTAAAGACAATCTAAAGcaacatgtcgcacactttgttgagGCATTTAATAATGCTAGAACCTGTGGTGACTATCTTGTTAAACAATTTATTCATTCCCTAAAGAAAAACGCCTTCAATTGGTACACAGATCTTGAGCCTAATTTCATCGAGAGCTAGGAGAAATTGGAGCATGAATTCTTGAAtcacttttatagcacaaggcgtaagtgagcatggtagagctcaaaAATACTCGACAAAAAAGGGATGAGCCAGTCATTGACTTCGTCAATCGAAGGAGAAATGCAAGCCTAAACTTCAAAGATATGCTCAGTGAAACTTTTGCAATAGAGATGTGAATCCAAGGAATACACTAGGTGCTTCTCTATAGCTTGTAAGGAATTAAGACAAAATCATTTGAAGAGTTAGATACTCATGCTCACAaaatggagttgagcatgtcttctgccgAAAAGGGAGTAACGCCTATTCATGACGCTTGAAAAGGAAAGgataagcaggaacccaaaagatggagCAAGTTTATCCCTAAAAATGACAACAAAGAATTGATGAATGTCGACGTGTCTCTTATGAAGTTCACCACAATGGTGATCAAGAAGCAAAGCGTGAAGACGACTTCTCAAGCAAGTCCAAATCAGAAGttgactttaaaggagatgcaagaaaaaaaataccctttccttgattctgatgttgctaaAAATTTTAAGGAACTTCTTAAGCATAAGCTCATCGAGTTACCATAGATAAAATGACCCGATGAAgttggaaggaccaatgaccaaAATTATTGTAAGTATCATAGGCTTGTGAGTCACTCTTTGAAAAAATACTTTGTCTTCAAGGACAAAGTCATGAAATTGGCAAATAAGAAAAAGATCTTCGATAATGAGAAGGttagttctcatcaaatctctatcacttttgatTCACTCGATTTATTTCAAATATGCTTTGAAGAGCATAAAAAGAAGCCATTAGAACATGACAAATATACAGTTGAAGGTTAATAAAGGTTAGACTTTGGAAAGTAGGCGCAGATACAAGAAGACGAGTCTATGAAAAGAGTCATCCGAACAACCAACTAGAAGGAAGATAGTGAAGAAATAAGAAACACAGAGTCTGGTTGAGCTATCGAAGAAGACAAGGGTTGAGGAACATCACCCACCAAAGATTACGACATCTTGTGACTTTGGAAGAATTTTTACCAAGTTGGTTCCGTGCAAAGATGACTCAAGTCAACCATGAGGCATCATGTTTTAATACTGGCAAAAAGGGGCAAAGGGTGAAAAACTACTCGTGGAAGTTCCTCCACAACCGTCACTTGTACATGGTGGGTCAAGTTtaagaaaagaagataaataaaatctTGATAGACGAGGGATCCAAAGTTAACATCCTGCCAATTTGCATAATGAAGGAACTTGGCACTACTACCGATGAACTTGATGAAAGCCATTTGATGATCTAAGGGTTCAACTAAGGGGTTCATAGGGCCATAGGATTTACAAGTTAGGGGTTCATATGGACGATTTATGATCAAATGCATTGATGCATATGATCGATGCTAAGACTTCATACAAAATACTGAATGGTAGGCCCTGGGTACacaagaacaaaattatctcgtcctcttactatcaattcTTAAAGTATATCAAGGGTGGAGTGAAAAAAAAGATAGTTGTTGAGGATAAGTCATTCACTGAAGACGAGTGACACTTTGCTGATGCAAAATTCTTCTTGAAAAATTATGTGGTGAATATGAAAAGGGTTGATGATGTCATAACAACCAAGTATGATGATCTTACAACTAAAAAGGTTGGGGTGGCTGTCGAAAATGTCCCCACTAAGAAGCTTCGctcaacttcaaataaagaaaatagtgCATCCTCAAAAAAGAAACCAACTCTGGTGTTTCGCTATGTATTAAAGGtaaagaaagtgaaaaataatTCATCCGGTGCCCAAGATAATGTACTAGGAGATTAACTATACCTATCAAGTGGATTGGCACAACAAACCCATTCTCAAGGCTACTTGGAGAGTGTGTGGCTTAAAATTcgccacaagatatgacactttCTATGAAATGTACAAACGAAGGCtttgatccaaatgcatacaagctattttTAAAGGCTGTATACAATCCTAATGATCTATTAAGGCTGGAAAAACTTATGTCAGAAAGTCTAACCAGGTAGGCACATGAAGGCCTTGGGTATAGTCCACCACCTCTAGTTCGCATCTCTATAAGAAGGGCAATTAGCAACTACATCACCATTGAAGAGGAGTACTGCGTCTGATAAAAATCTTTCTATATTTGATCAACTCGGAGAATTAACCACAAGAAATTCTGTGTTCGAGAGGTTGAGTCcactaaataagaagaaaaacaacaagcGTCGGAGGAGCTGTCAAAGCACGAAGATGCACCCTTCACCTAAAATTCAGaagaattttcaaatttcattccttctagaatgaggtgGTAGATAGAACTTATGGTTTTATGCAaggagatattaaaataaaagacTCATACTGGGGTTTATACGAAGAAGCATGAGGAATATGAATaaagtgttggctcctcatatcatgttacaaCCGAAAAAAGAATGATGTCTCATCTCAAATAAGGGTTGATGAAGAAATGGAAGATACTTTCTGGTGTTACCATATATCTATTAAAGACAATGATCCATAAGAGGAGAAAGATACTGGAGATGCTCCATCAAAACTCGACGGAGCGAATACCATAATAGATTTCCTAAATAAAGTCAATCTTGTAATCGATGAAGActcaagaccaacttacctgagttcTTTTCTagaaatggatgaaaaaattGCTTATCtagacatactcaaagaatataggGATATCTTCGCTTGGAGTTATAAGGAGATGCCTGGCTAAGATCCAAAAAtagcagtccatcagttggcgATCAAGAATAGTGTTCGTCCTATTAAGAAAGCTCAAAGGTGCTTTAGGCCATAGTTGGTTCCATTGATTGAAAacgaagttaacaaactcatcaAAGTGGATTTATTCATGAAGTTAAATAccccacatggatttcaagtattgttcctgTGAGGAAGAAAAATGGATAAATTCAAGTTTGTGTCGACTTTAGAGATCTCAACCACACTTTCCCTTAGGATGATTTTCTAATTCCCATTCTAGAGTTGAGGATTGATGCTACTattggttatgaggcaatgtccttcatggatggctCATCCGGCTACAACCAAATTTGCATAGCACCAAAGGATGAAGAGCTCACTATTTTTCGTATgaccaaaggtatttattgctacaaggtgatgcctttcgGTTTGAAGAACGCTGGCTCCACTTctcaaagggctatgcaaaatATCTTTGATGGATTGCTCCATAAAAATGTTAAGTGCTTTATGGATGACTTAGTGTTGAAGTCAAGGAAGAGAGACGACCACTTGAAAGACCTAAGTAATCAACTTAGGACGAATCCTTTGAAATGTGCCTTCGGAGTTACTTCGGGAAAGTTCCTTGACTTCATTGTACgacaccgaggaattgaaattgattagGGCAAGGTCGATGAAATTCTGAAGATGTCCGAGCCTTGaaacattcatgagttaaaaagccttcaggAAGGTTGGCATATtttaggaggttcatctcaaacctagcaaaaaaatgtcaaccatttagccaTCTCATGAATAAGGATGCTCCCTTCGAGTAGGATCAGGCTTATGGTAAGGCCTTTGAAATTATCAAATCATACTTGATGAAGCTTCAAGTTCTTGCGGCATTTATATCTAAAAActattgatactctacatcgcggCACAAGAAAGGTCAGTTACAGCACTACTGGCACAAGAAAATAGTAAAGGCAAGGCTGAATACATATACAGACACCtgaattatttgaatttttccgtataggcacctcaattaagtcATGTACCTATTGAATACTTTGCTCCTTCACAAATCATATCAATTAAGCACAATTATTGATGTGGCACTGACATAGCATGGtatgtgtaatacactctccattAGGAGAGTGAGCAACCATAATTAATCAAaagaaattaaacataaaaactcAACCATTTAgaaaaaatacattaaataaataaaaagaaaaaaaagggtcatcatcatcttctccataaCTCACCATTTTCATAGATTGACAGCAACAATTCATGCATAGACATATACACACCGAGACCCCTACTGGAAATTGGAAGAGGATACACTCACATCTCACAGTGAACGATATCACACAGCATGAACAGTAAAAAGGGGGTGAACAGTGAATATTAATGGTCGAAAAACCATTGGGAGGCTATCGTCGGTGATCCCCGCCGGGAAACTACCATCTCCGCGATGAACTCTCACCAAAAAAACCATTTTGCTGACTGCCAGTGGTTGCTGGAGCTCCAAACGGTAAACCCAACTCTAATTTCAACGAAACCCACAGAAAAAACAATTCAACTTTATATACTTCAAACCACCATTCACTTCACCGACGTTTTTCGATAGTAGTATATACAATATTTAgagatatgaagaagaagaagaggaagatacaattctttttttactttttgtgatTAATTCATGGCTTGAGACTTTCAAAATTCTCACTATAGAGATCTGGATTTCCTAAGAAACTATTACTAAAATCTTTTATTGATAAGGAGTCAGGTATGCTACCACTCAATCTATtatttgaaaaatcaagaagGCTTAATCTTAATGTCGAAAGGGTCGGTTGAATTTGACCTGATAGCCTATTATTAGATAGATTAAGAGAGTTCAAGGCCGaggagtgggggggggggggggggggaagggaaGGGCTGCTGCAGGGGGGGTGGGGTGGATTaatggtatttttaatttaaatttaattatattaaaaattatttttataattattaagttAAAATGCCATGTGCCGTTATTTGATTTGTCACTTTACCACGTCATTGGAGTGTGTATTACACGTATTATAGATTTTTTTCCACATCAGTAAATTGTGCTTAATTGACATaatttgtgaaggagtaaagggttTAATAGGTACCTGACTTAATTAAGGTGCCTATACGGAAAAATTCAAATAGTTCAGGAGcctgtatatatatgtttgagcagaatgatgacacaAAATAAACTGAActattctccaattgaaaagttgTGTTTGGCATTAGCCTTTTCAATCCATAAGaggaaacactactttcaagctgATGTCGTCCGTCTTATGTCTAGGACAAATCCTATCAAGTTTTTTATGTCAAAACTAGTCCTTAGTGATCGACTTGCAaggtggtaccttcaatttcaatagtttgagatcGTGTACGTTCCTTAAAAGGCTATAAAGATATAAACATTGATAGACTTCTTGGCACACCACCCAATACCTGATGATTGGAAACTGACCGATGAACTTTCTGATGAAGATACAATGATTATTAAAGATAGACCCCATGAAAAATGTACTTTATTAGGGTCGCACATCTAGGTGGAGCTGATGCGGGTGTGGTGTTTGCCACTCCATAAGGAgtggtcatcccatactcttttaccctgaCAAACCGTTGCTCCAATAATGTTATTGACTATCAAGCATTAATgcttggacttgagatggcaaTTGATATGAAGCAACTATAATTACAAGTCTTTAGTGACTCACAATTGGTGATCAAGCAACTTTTGGTAAGCTATGAAGTTAGAAAGCCTGAGCATGctcatatcatgattatgctcAGAAATTGATGGGATGACTTAGAGAAGTAACTCTCCAACATGTTCCAAGTAAAGAGAATAAGTTGATGCCCTAGCTGCTTTAGCCTCAACCCTAACTATTTCAAATCAGACACGAGCTACTATCTGTTAAGAATGGGTAGTATCATCGCAAAATGAGGATGCTGATGTATGAAATAATATTGAGCACCTCGTCGCTATTTCTGAAGCCATGAAGGAAGATTGGTGATAACCTGTCATTGGTAACTTATGCTATGGTATACTTCCAGAGGATTCAAGAAGAAGGACTATCATTCATCGTCgtgcacctcgcttcctttactatAAAGACGCATTATATAGAAGattatttgaaggagtactcttgcAATATTTGGGAGAGGAAGAAACAATTCAACCTTTGCAAGAAGCGCACTCGAGAGCACCAGTCTGgaccgaagctccattttcacattaaaagaatgggatattattggccaacaatggtgaaagattgcttagaCTATGCTTGAATATTCAAAGCTTGTTAATTCCATGCAATTTTCATACATCAACCCCCTGAAGTATTACACTCAACCTTAATATCTTGGCTATTTAATACTTGGGGATTGGATGTTGTTAGACCACTGCTAAAATCTTCTAGTGGACACTTGTACATCTTGCCTGCCACTGATTATTTCTCAAAATGGGCTAAAGTTGTTGCTCTGAAAAAGTGAAGAAGGAGAATGTTGTGAACTTCATCcaagtgaatatcatctaccgctTTGGAATCCCTCAGTACGTAATAACAACTAATGACAAGCAATTTGATAACAATATGATGAACAAAATTTGTGATCTTTTTGTTTTCAACCAACGTAAATCTTCTATATACTATGCTGCCGCAAATGATCTAGCTGAAGCATTTAATAAACTTTATGCAATCTGTTGAAAAAAATCATCTCCAAATCCAAGCGAGATTGGCATAAATAAATGGAAGAAGCTTTGTGGGTATATAGGATGACTTATCGCACACCGATGCAAGTAaacccatactcacttgcttttggagttgaaacAATCCTACCACTTGAGTTTTGGATACCTTCTTTAAGACTgactattcaagaagggctcatcgaagaagaaaattttaagtTGCGTCTAACGGAGTTAGAATATTTTGATGAGAAGAGACTAGAGGCTCAACAAAACCTTGAATGTTATCAAGCCCgtctatctcgttctttcaacaaaagagttcGCTTGAGGTGATTTCAAATTGGAGACTAAGTCCTTACAATAAGAAGATCCATTATCACCTCTCGTAAGTCTGGGGGAAAATTTACCCCAAAGTGGAATGGAACATATGTTGTACAAGAgacatattcaaatggtgcttataAGCTTGTTGATGTAGGTGGCGTGAAAATTGATcctatcaatgccaagttcttgaagaagtactatccttgaagaatAATGatactccttaaggcacgagtataaactgcatgttcactcctggcccgcaagagtaAAGGTTCGCTAGGTTGAAAATCTCGAAAAAGGCAACCTAGGCAAAAGTTAAGCCCAAAAAAAGCATTCACctagaactacgttgtgacttgatcctttttattgaggtacgtaggcgcttggaatttcattccaagttcagttgcatgagtgtcaaaaaaaattgtgttcttgCTTGATCTGCCGTATGAAGTT from the Capsicum annuum cultivar UCD-10X-F1 chromosome 9, UCD10Xv1.1, whole genome shotgun sequence genome contains:
- the LOC107842172 gene encoding 3-ketoacyl-CoA synthase 5-like, with the protein product MEEKPAIFYFNKLLWKQVCSTFMEILKVLVLLLFFSMETVIILQNLEPMFHIIPFSVLLIYFISLSYISKTSPVYVVDFTCFKPPNYLRVPFSSYIEHARMLDFFDDKSVSFISKILQLSGMGDQTYFPPGLFYIPPRSGQKEAIIEVHMVLFSVFEDLLSKTQISPDDIDILIVNCSGFCPNPCLSSIIVNKYALKKEVKSYTISGMGCSANSLAMDMARNIMKTHKNSNAVILSTEILSTGWYPGKERPFMMLNCIFRLGGAAIFLSNKKDAKNVAKYKLLWTLRTQGAFDDKRYYSAYRDEDSSGITGVRLNGDVLQVAGDTLRSHIPFVGARFLPITEKLRFVASSILMIMYKTTIRSTTEIYIPNFRRAFQHFCFPATGKSVVRETAKWLKLGDRDMEPALMTLHRFGNQSSASLWYELAYLEAKERVKKGDKVWQLGMGTGPKCISVVMECITPIFGEAIIGPWAD